One Alphaproteobacteria bacterium genomic region harbors:
- a CDS encoding flagellin: MSQTISTNVNALSARRLLDLNASALGLAQDRLSSGKVVSDPSQNPSAAAIGSVLDSAINSMAQASNNATQASAVIQLATGALGSSIDVLTRMSTLSAQANSDTISDPERAMLNNEFTQLMAQIDQNAQANWAGVELFTGGAGAAVASGAIGTHSTIGLSTNPTTLFGTDGTGALSFSETVGSLSGAVTVNASAIGVVSVTIGTEIFSVDLTTIAGGYATAAASGQTLKLTSQADTSKSISFKIGNAVISGAVSATAAATAATTSLTNILTAGPGGIVNFGTQASGLKTQANAFSGGLNLLNTQGMYTGSATNATVTANGNLYDVNVTIGAQTFKATTAPTIGGALTLFSTTDAGNSISFNYDRGSVAGLNNAANFQTSLKSLLGIGTGANAVLTSSSVAAPLNTVLTAGAGTAAGSYGLSYTVSGTTGTFKLTDGADSWTSTIQVNGTLNAGNATSVSFSNGVSLALNSGFVTTASTDMSTYNVANGNSLVFQFQIGQQSSDTIALTFNGATTSALGMLGLSITTKANAAAATTTIQNATSTINTQIAQLGGTKSRLDYVVKNLNVSIQNQSAAKSTFTDADITEELMNSQKFQALVDMSSAVFQQTLKKQSQLAQMVQSALR; encoded by the coding sequence ATGTCACAAACTATTAGCACTAACGTTAACGCGTTATCAGCACGTCGTTTATTGGATCTTAACGCATCCGCATTAGGATTGGCCCAGGACAGATTATCATCGGGTAAAGTCGTTTCCGACCCATCCCAAAACCCATCGGCCGCCGCCATCGGTTCCGTATTGGATTCAGCCATTAATTCGATGGCCCAGGCATCCAACAACGCGACACAGGCATCAGCCGTTATTCAGCTGGCAACGGGTGCATTGGGGTCCAGCATTGACGTTCTAACGCGCATGAGCACACTGTCAGCGCAAGCGAACTCCGACACGATTTCGGATCCAGAACGCGCCATGTTGAACAATGAATTTACCCAGCTTATGGCACAGATTGACCAGAATGCTCAGGCAAACTGGGCCGGTGTTGAATTATTTACGGGCGGAGCGGGTGCGGCAGTTGCATCAGGCGCTATTGGTACGCATAGCACGATAGGTCTCTCAACCAACCCAACAACTCTTTTTGGGACTGATGGGACTGGCGCTCTTTCATTTAGCGAAACGGTTGGATCTCTTTCCGGGGCAGTAACCGTCAATGCAAGCGCAATAGGCGTTGTTAGTGTGACAATAGGAACGGAAATATTTTCTGTTGATTTGACAACTATTGCCGGAGGCTACGCAACAGCGGCAGCATCTGGCCAAACATTAAAGTTAACAAGCCAGGCCGATACCTCGAAATCAATTAGCTTTAAGATAGGGAATGCTGTCATTTCTGGAGCTGTCTCTGCAACAGCAGCAGCAACTGCCGCGACAACAAGCCTTACCAACATTCTAACCGCAGGACCGGGCGGTATAGTGAACTTCGGAACACAAGCTTCGGGTCTAAAAACACAAGCCAACGCCTTCTCCGGCGGCCTCAATCTATTAAACACACAAGGCATGTATACGGGATCGGCTACAAATGCAACAGTAACAGCCAATGGTAATTTGTACGACGTCAATGTGACAATTGGGGCCCAAACGTTCAAGGCAACAACAGCACCAACAATTGGTGGTGCATTAACCCTTTTTAGCACAACCGATGCTGGAAACTCAATCAGCTTTAACTATGATCGCGGCAGCGTTGCGGGACTGAATAATGCTGCAAACTTCCAAACAAGCTTAAAAAGCTTACTGGGGATTGGAACGGGGGCTAACGCCGTCCTTACGTCTTCGTCTGTCGCAGCACCACTCAACACAGTACTTACAGCGGGCGCCGGAACAGCGGCCGGATCATATGGATTAAGCTATACCGTAAGTGGCACAACGGGCACATTTAAATTAACAGACGGCGCAGATTCATGGACCAGCACCATTCAGGTAAATGGTACGCTAAATGCTGGAAATGCAACAAGCGTCAGTTTCAGCAATGGTGTTTCGTTAGCGCTAAATAGCGGATTTGTTACCACTGCTTCTACAGACATGAGCACTTATAATGTTGCCAACGGAAATTCGTTAGTGTTTCAATTCCAGATTGGTCAACAATCATCGGATACGATTGCGCTTACGTTCAATGGGGCAACAACATCGGCATTGGGAATGTTGGGCCTTAGCATCACAACAAAGGCAAATGCCGCTGCAGCAACAACAACCATTCAGAATGCAACGTCAACGATCAACACGCAAATCGCCCAGCTTGGTGGAACGAAAAGCCGATTGGATTATGTGGTTAAAAACTTGAATGTTTCCATTCAAAACCAATCTGCTGCAAAGTCCACATTTACGGATGCTGACATTACAGAAGAATTGATGAATTCGCAAAAGTTCCAAGCGTTGGTTGATATGTCATCAGCCGTTTTCCAACAGACCCTGAAAAAGCAATCGCAATTGGCCCAAATGGTCCAAAGCGCCTTGCGGTAA
- a CDS encoding flagellar protein FliS codes for MMYKKVEKMYKKQVQIVTGSTEQVAFLFEQAASSLLLARGFYDRQDYQMYASEIQRCTNIVVGLSGVLNPEDGSNDVEQTHQSLASDDAPWDRYFSVILYSINQLCVEFEAASYDRLIASLQNMAKLWQERSLLTASVSGGVAAPTEQMDMRC; via the coding sequence ATGATGTATAAAAAAGTAGAAAAAATGTACAAAAAGCAGGTTCAAATCGTAACGGGATCAACAGAACAAGTCGCATTTCTTTTTGAACAAGCAGCGTCATCACTTTTGTTGGCAAGGGGGTTTTACGACCGGCAAGATTATCAAATGTATGCCAGTGAAATTCAACGCTGCACAAATATTGTTGTGGGGTTGTCGGGGGTTTTAAATCCAGAGGATGGGTCCAATGATGTCGAACAAACGCATCAATCTTTGGCAAGTGATGACGCGCCGTGGGATCGTTATTTCTCAGTTATTTTGTATTCGATTAATCAATTGTGTGTTGAGTTCGAGGCTGCCAGCTATGACCGACTGATTGCAAGTCTTCAAAATATGGCAAAATTATGGCAGGAACGATCGCTTCTGACTGCCTCTGTGTCAGGTGGGGTTGCGGCCCCAACCGAACAAATGGATATGCGGTGTTAA
- a CDS encoding A24 family peptidase → MHAFLSFLVGASLTSFVQFLVDNQGHPFKKRSTCDGCGIPLRWGQLIPILSSLCIRKICRVCHYKPRRSYGVTELFGGIIFAITALKYTTLCPFLLVGLLILVGLHISLNDWRTKTVPVFSLFLLAILGGIWSCCFAQWPIAILFMGALLFLIRWIGGKVGPEKPLGRGDEILFLICGLWISVEAIPVFLFMTGCIGVGSFFLYQRTHPKTRHFPFAPAILMALWVSLIFFSQH, encoded by the coding sequence ATGCATGCGTTCCTTTCTTTTTTAGTGGGGGCAAGCCTGACGAGCTTTGTTCAATTTCTGGTTGACAATCAGGGGCACCCTTTCAAGAAACGATCAACATGCGATGGCTGCGGTATTCCCTTACGTTGGGGGCAACTTATTCCCATTCTGTCATCTTTATGCATCAGGAAAATTTGCAGGGTGTGCCACTATAAACCACGCCGATCCTATGGAGTGACAGAGCTTTTTGGAGGGATCATTTTTGCGATTACTGCGCTGAAATACACGACGTTATGCCCGTTCCTGTTGGTGGGCCTGTTAATTCTTGTTGGCTTGCATATCAGCCTGAACGATTGGAGGACAAAAACAGTCCCCGTTTTTAGCCTGTTTTTATTGGCAATTCTTGGTGGGATCTGGTCCTGTTGTTTTGCACAGTGGCCAATCGCCATTTTGTTTATGGGGGCGCTGTTGTTTTTGATCCGGTGGATTGGGGGGAAAGTTGGTCCGGAAAAACCCCTGGGCCGAGGGGATGAAATCCTTTTTCTGATTTGTGGTCTTTGGATTTCGGTTGAGGCGATTCCCGTTTTTTTGTTTATGACAGGCTGTATTGGGGTTGGCAGTTTTTTTCTATATCAGCGCACCCATCCAAAGACGAGGCATTTTCCCTTTGCCCCCGCCATTCTAATGGCATTGTGGGTCAGTTTGATTTTTTTCAGTCAGCATTAA
- a CDS encoding site-specific integrase: RHFLFTWLKKQGIEDALIQPFSGHESRQSLEIYSKLSIGEAQESYEKVIAKFPV; the protein is encoded by the coding sequence TAGACATTTTCTGTTCACCTGGCTTAAGAAACAAGGGATCGAGGATGCTTTGATTCAACCGTTTTCAGGCCACGAAAGCCGCCAGTCCCTTGAGATTTACTCGAAATTATCCATCGGAGAAGCCCAGGAAAGTTATGAAAAGGTGATTGCTAAGTTTCCGGTTTGA
- a CDS encoding DUF4115 domain-containing protein, with amino-acid sequence MNSSLTEESEDSLSIKQVGALLQQHRVAKGLSLDDVSAQLKIRKFFLQNIEDGHFDQLPPGMYALWYVRSYAGFLGVDPLPVFALPSAEPVLQGTTLSTPSKEVPKWSLWLSSALAMIVLGIFMYRGDAKKIVPDEEVPPAPPVTVPAESPVEEVILVAVKETWVKIIDQNGQIIADRSLNPGERYRIIDVPNSRLSAGDKNAIEISLSGKKVSPPTNDALPGIEDLSLNHESLRKYTQPD; translated from the coding sequence ATGAATTCATCATTGACAGAAGAGTCAGAAGATAGCTTGTCGATAAAACAAGTCGGTGCACTGCTGCAGCAACACCGGGTTGCAAAAGGGTTGAGCCTTGATGATGTTAGCGCGCAATTAAAGATTCGCAAATTTTTCCTCCAGAATATAGAGGATGGTCATTTTGACCAATTGCCGCCGGGTATGTATGCGTTGTGGTATGTGCGATCCTATGCCGGTTTTTTGGGCGTTGATCCATTGCCTGTGTTTGCCCTGCCCTCCGCGGAGCCTGTTTTGCAAGGCACGACCCTTTCTACGCCATCAAAGGAAGTTCCCAAATGGTCGCTTTGGCTGTCATCGGCCCTGGCTATGATTGTCCTGGGCATTTTTATGTACCGGGGTGATGCCAAAAAAATTGTGCCTGACGAGGAGGTCCCTCCGGCGCCCCCTGTCACAGTACCCGCGGAATCCCCGGTTGAGGAGGTTATTCTGGTTGCTGTTAAAGAAACCTGGGTGAAAATTATCGATCAAAACGGGCAAATTATAGCCGATCGTTCGTTAAACCCAGGGGAACGGTACCGAATTATTGATGTCCCAAACAGTCGTTTGTCCGCTGGTGATAAAAACGCCATAGAAATATCCCTATCCGGGAAAAAGGTTAGCCCGCCCACCAATGATGCGTTGCCTGGCATAGAAGATCTGAGCCTAAATCACGAATCTTTACGGAAATATACTCAACCGGACTAG
- the fliD gene encoding flagellar filament capping protein FliD — translation MKGFNDLNAELNKNQKLADDGKSPDKDAILFGNKLLIDVKNLIYKGANSPVNGGGALPLSYLAQAGITLNYDSAKPELSGSLSVDTKKLEDTVYNKFDQVKQLFGNNASSTNSNFKVWDIGRTLNPIIAGALITVTYTGNMDGTFAAVLSTPNQVDVTINPVPESLIQGPPGSIYDGFKIGYMGAAVQPGQSVTTTMTVTQGIADPFNSALKNSLKQRKGDTDQPQGLFDKAIDQLLQVDKRLQKRIDDINTDAAEGRRKIETRMAAVYESYNKYRSILNMLTVFNKTNKDS, via the coding sequence GTGAAAGGTTTCAACGACTTAAACGCAGAACTTAACAAGAATCAAAAGCTTGCGGACGATGGAAAATCACCCGACAAAGACGCCATATTGTTTGGTAACAAATTACTGATCGATGTTAAAAATCTGATTTATAAAGGGGCGAATTCTCCCGTAAATGGGGGTGGGGCGTTGCCCCTTTCTTATTTGGCCCAGGCCGGTATCACGCTTAATTATGACAGTGCTAAACCAGAATTATCCGGATCGTTATCGGTGGATACAAAAAAACTTGAGGACACTGTTTATAATAAATTCGATCAGGTAAAGCAATTATTTGGCAACAATGCATCGTCAACAAATTCAAATTTTAAAGTGTGGGATATTGGGCGAACGCTGAACCCCATTATAGCTGGGGCACTAATTACTGTCACATATACGGGCAACATGGATGGCACATTTGCAGCCGTACTGTCCACGCCAAATCAAGTCGATGTCACAATCAATCCCGTCCCAGAAAGTTTGATACAGGGGCCACCAGGCAGTATTTATGACGGGTTTAAAATCGGTTACATGGGGGCGGCCGTTCAGCCGGGGCAAAGCGTCACCACAACCATGACAGTAACACAAGGGATCGCGGATCCATTTAATTCTGCCCTCAAAAATTCCCTGAAACAACGAAAGGGCGACACAGATCAACCGCAAGGATTGTTCGATAAAGCGATTGATCAGCTATTGCAAGTTGATAAACGGTTGCAAAAACGGATCGACGATATTAATACCGATGCGGCCGAGGGTCGCCGAAAAATAGAAACCAGAATGGCGGCCGTTTACGAATCGTACAACAAATATCGATCTATATTGAACATGCTCACTGTATTCAATAAAACAAATAAGGACAGTTAA
- a CDS encoding NUDIX hydrolase, translating to MTKNHLSAIVSNIIPFDDLEKDHIEDTLTWIKSGEPLYRITSPDIPNKHLVCYFVLFDELASKILLVDHKKAGLWLPTGGHVDIDEDPMDTVKRECAEELNCQADFWADQPIFITSTVTVPANLMGRHTDVSLWYVLKGNHQAHYNFDPGEFHKIQWFDFDKIPYEKSDPHMHRFIRKLSHLQHKR from the coding sequence ATGACAAAAAATCACTTAAGCGCCATCGTATCAAACATCATCCCTTTCGATGATCTTGAAAAAGATCATATTGAGGATACTCTGACCTGGATCAAAAGCGGAGAGCCTTTGTACAGAATAACATCCCCGGATATTCCCAATAAACACCTTGTTTGTTATTTTGTTTTGTTTGATGAATTGGCATCAAAAATCCTTCTTGTTGATCACAAAAAAGCGGGGCTTTGGCTCCCAACCGGTGGGCATGTTGACATTGACGAGGATCCCATGGATACGGTCAAACGCGAATGTGCCGAGGAACTTAATTGTCAGGCTGATTTTTGGGCTGATCAGCCTATTTTTATCACATCAACCGTTACTGTTCCCGCAAACTTGATGGGAAGGCATACCGATGTGAGCCTATGGTATGTTTTAAAAGGAAATCATCAAGCCCACTATAATTTTGATCCTGGTGAATTTCACAAAATTCAATGGTTTGATTTCGACAAAATCCCATATGAAAAGTCCGATCCCCACATGCATCGATTTATTAGGAAGTTATCTCACCTTCAGCATAAAAGGTGA
- the phbB gene encoding acetoacetyl-CoA reductase, producing MKRTVIITGGTRGIGAAVSLALKEKGYKVIANYNKNNDAAREFAKLHAIPVYQWDVGNYEDCVRNLKDIEHTHGPIDTIVHNAGVTADGFFHKMTPDMWNSVIQTNLGSCFNMVNPLIDSMRQRGFGRIVLLSSVSALKGQMGQVNYCAAKAGIIGFTKALALESASKGITVNAIAPGYIETDMIRSVSTPILHKIIGQIPSGRLGQASEIARCVAFLVDEGAGYITGETLNINGGQYLS from the coding sequence ATGAAACGTACGGTTATTATCACTGGTGGCACACGCGGAATTGGTGCGGCCGTGTCCCTTGCTCTTAAAGAAAAGGGATATAAAGTCATTGCAAATTATAACAAAAACAACGATGCAGCAAGGGAATTCGCAAAACTCCATGCCATCCCCGTTTATCAATGGGATGTTGGCAATTACGAGGATTGCGTCCGCAACCTAAAAGATATTGAGCATACCCACGGCCCCATCGATACCATCGTTCACAATGCCGGGGTCACAGCTGATGGATTTTTTCACAAGATGACGCCCGACATGTGGAACAGTGTCATCCAAACAAACTTAGGGTCTTGCTTTAATATGGTAAATCCGTTAATTGATTCGATGAGGCAAAGGGGTTTCGGGCGGATCGTTTTACTATCGAGCGTGAGCGCCCTAAAGGGTCAGATGGGCCAGGTTAATTATTGTGCAGCAAAGGCCGGCATTATTGGATTCACAAAAGCCTTGGCCCTGGAAAGCGCAAGCAAGGGCATTACGGTCAATGCGATCGCGCCAGGTTATATTGAAACAGATATGATTCGTTCCGTATCGACGCCCATTTTGCATAAAATCATTGGCCAAATCCCATCCGGTCGTTTGGGCCAAGCATCGGAAATCGCACGGTGCGTTGCATTTTTGGTGGATGAAGGGGCTGGATACATCACGGGAGAGACCTTGAATATCAATGGTGGTCAGTATTTAAGCTAG